The Vidua macroura isolate BioBank_ID:100142 chromosome 9, ASM2450914v1, whole genome shotgun sequence genome has a window encoding:
- the LPAR3 gene encoding lysophosphatidic acid receptor 3: protein MNECYYDKRMDFFYNRTKTDTADEWTGPQLIGVLCFGTFFCLFIFISNSLVIAAVVKNKRFHFPFYYLLANLAAADFFAGIAYVFLMFNTGPVSKTLTVNRWFLRQGLLDTSLTASLVNLLVIAVERHMSIMRMKIHSNLTKKRVTFLIISIWAIAIFMGAVPTLGWNCLCDITVCSSLAPIYSRSYLVFWSVLNLVVFFIMVVVYIRIYMYVQRKTNVLSSHTSGSISRRRTPVKLMKTVMTVLGAFVVCWTPGLVVLLLDGLNCTDCGIQHVKRWFLLLALLNSVMNPIIYSYKDDEMWATMKRMICCSSEDKSQERRSSRIPSTVLCRSTDISGHYIEDGIIQGTICGKGDLGDKGNS, encoded by the exons ATGAACGAATGCTACTATGACAAGCGCATGGACTTTTTCTACAACAGGACAAAGACGGACACGGCGGATGAGTGGACAGGACCACAGCTCATTGGTGTTCTATGCTTTGGCAcctttttctgcctcttcatttttatttcaaattcattGGTCATAGCAGCTGTGGTGAAGAACAAGAggtttcattttcccttttactATCTTCTGGCCAACTTAGCAGCTGCAGACTTTTTTGCTGGAATCGCCTATGTCTTCTTGATGTTCAACACGGGCCCGGTGTCTAAGACGTTGACGGTTAACCGCTGGTTTCTGCGCCAGGGTCTCCTGGACACCAGCCTGACGGCGTCCCTGGTGAACCTCCTTGTCATCGCTGTGGAGCGCCACATGTCCATCATGCGCATGAAGATCCACAGCAATCTCACCAAGAAGAGAGTCACCTTCTTAATTATATCCATTTGGGCCATTGCTATTTTCATGGGTGCTGTTCCGACCCTGGGTTGGAACTGCCTCTGTGACATTACTGTCTGCTCATCCCTGGCACCCATTTACAGCAGAAGTTACCTGGTGTTCTGGAGTGTCTTAAACCTGGTTGTCTTCTTCATTATGGTGGTGGTTTACATAAGAATCTACATGTACGTCCAGAGGAAAACCAATGTCTTGTCCTCACACACTAGCGGGTCCATCAGCCGGAGGAGAACCCCTGTGAAGCTTATGAAGACTGTCATGACTGTCTTAG GTGCCTTTGTTGTCTGCTGGACCCCTGGCCTGGTTGTCTTATTGCTTGATGGACTGAACTGTACTGACTGTGGGATTCAGCATGTTAAAAGGTGGTTTCTTCTCCTGGCCCTGTTGAACTCTGTCATGAATCCAATAATTTATTCATACAAAGATGATGAGATGTGGGCTACCATGAAAAGGATGATTTGCTGCTCCTCTGAGGATAAGAGCCAGGAGAGACGCTCATCTCGGATCCCCTCAACAGTTCTCTGCAGGAGCACGGACATCTCGGGCCACTACATTGAAGATGGCATTATTCAAGGGACAATTTGTGGAAAAGGAGATCTTGGTGACAAAGGAAACTCCTGA